A single window of Colletotrichum destructivum chromosome 9, complete sequence DNA harbors:
- a CDS encoding Putative Zinc finger, AN1-type, AN1-like Zinc finger codes for MPQKKIRCTFKECKDAAQRIVGDCGFCNGHFCGKHRLLEDHKCSGLEDCKKQSHERNAAQLESERTQVIRGV; via the exons ATGCCTCAGAAGAAGATCCGCTGCACCTTCAAGGAGTGCAAGGACGCAGCCCAGCGCATCGTCGGCGACTGCGGTTTCTGCAACGGCCATTTCTGCGGCAAGCACCGCCTCCTCGAAGACCACAAGTGCTCCGGTTTGGAAGAC TGCAAGAAGCAGTCGCACGAGCGCAacgccgcccagctcgagTCTGAGCGCACGCAGGTCATCCGTGGAGTATAG
- a CDS encoding Putative alcohol dehydrogenase, zinc-type, GroES-like superfamily, alcohol dehydrogenase class III: MSATAGKTITCKAAVAWEAGKPLSIEDVEVAPPKAHEVRIEIYYTGVCHTDAYTLSGKDPEGAFPIVLGHEGAGIVESVGEGVTNVKPGDHVVALYTPECQECKFCKSGKTNLCGKIRATQGKGVMPDGTSRFKCKGKDLLHFMGTSTFSQYTVVADISVVAVQQDAPMDRTCLLGCGITTGYGAAKITANVQEGDNIAVFGAGCVGLSVVQGAVVNKAGKIIVVDVNPNKEEWARKFGATDFVNPTQLGDQSVVDKLIELTDGGCDFTFDCTGNVSVMRAALEACHKGWGQSIIIGVAAAGQEIATRPFQLVTGRVWKGCAFGGVKGRSQLPGLVADYLKGDLKVDEFITHRKTLGEMNNAFETMKQGDCIRAVVDMRNEIDILGRPRDSKL, encoded by the exons ATGTCTGCCACCGCAGGAAAG ACCATCACTTGCAAGGCTGCCGTCGCCTGGGAGGCCGGCAAGCCCCTGAgcatcgaggacgtcgaAGTCGCCCCGCCCAAGGCCCACGAGGTCCGCATCGAAATCTACTACACTGGTGTCTGCCACACAG ATGCCTACACCCTCTCCGGAAAGGACCCTGAGGGTGCCTTCCCCATCGTCCTGGGCCACGAGGGCGCCGGAATCGTCGAGtccgtcggcgagggcgtgaCCAACGTGAAGCCCGGCgaccacgtcgtcgccctctaCACCCCCGAGTGCCAGGAGTGCAAGTTCTGCAAGTCCGGCAAGACGAACCTCTGCGGCAAGATCCGCGCCACTCAAGGCAAGGGTGTCATGCCCGACGGCACCTCGCGCTTCAAGTGCAAGGGCAAGGACCTGCTGCACTTCATGGGCACCTCCACCTTCTCCCAGtacaccgtcgtcgccgacatctccgtcgtcgctgtccaGCAGGACGCCCCCATGGACCGCACCTGCCTGCTCGGCTGCGGTATCACCACGGGCtacggcgccgccaagatcACCGCCAACGTCCAGGAGGGCGACAACAttgccgtcttcggcgccggctgcgTCGGTCTCTCTGtcgtccagggcgccgtcgtcaacaaggccggcaagatcatcgtcgtcgacgtgaACCCCAACAAGGAGGAGTGGGCGAGGAAATTCGGCGCCACCGACTTTGTCAACCCCACCCAGCTCGGCGACCagtccgtcgtcgacaagctcaTCGAGCTGACGGATGGCGGCTGCGACTTCACCTTCGACTGCACCGGTAACGTCAGCGTCATGCGTGCTGCCCTCGAGGCCTGCCACAAGGGCTGGGGTCagagcatcatcatcggTGTCGCTGCTGCCGGCCAGGAGATTGCCACCCGGC CATTCCAGCTCGTCACCGGTCGCGTCTGGAAGGGTTGCGCCTTtggcggcgtcaagggcCGCTCCCAGTTGCCCGGCCTTGTGGCGGACTACCTTAAGGGCGATCTCAAGGTGGACGAGTTCATCACCCACAGGAAGACGCTGGGCGAGATGAACAATGCGTTCGAGACCATGAAGCAGGGCGACTGCATCAGAGCCGTAGTCGACATGCGCAA tgaAATCGATATCCTTGGCAGACCGCGCGATTCCAAACTGTGA
- a CDS encoding Putative nucleoporin Nup85, giving the protein MPNKFSFDDSAFDSSPPSTPGQTPQKNSHYPFGDNPSTTPAGPPPSSAASFTPAGAPSESYLGSSLLQGVTAQKPFSFGGASSNGARQNLFGRSDSASQQPLGRSIIQSAKPSTRQPSALSREYGTGNSQASHDNRTGRYTLPESSEDEEDDGEDEYDERDAVDAEMERYLEADIDQDDIAAEPGVEDIEDDDDIFLNMQHSDRDDQELDYSDEGEGGLGAEDSDLLLLATPAATERMRREAEDIFRASSMRRSSAGRRKDFKFSAIAKDLYKGLGMTVITESPEVVLKTEDLINQLYNEGIGAQEDPEQLDISLSTIVYPLVELWDDFAQSLPMLEGEHIAEIGPGPDSEPFQKAAYVARLVLQMHHTRFAKQGSAETEVPPLPDVLFRWIEENHNLYPEQYDIVLNHRPSPASHSLFWPTLRGALIRGSVDLASKLLRNAGWESVKKGPRADYAYSGKALENLQRAVGIACEALDMCPANKGNWDIFSSDWTLYRIQAKGSLDKLQRFAEGKEKNLFAGGNDNGNGGASLAGLVRKAEGQVPWDIYEHLQSIYQIILGTPEAILDTAQDWCEATIGLFGWWEEGRGQQKSLRMSRSQGLRMQGSSSSPEGYFERLSLAFHTAVESGFHFNSMNPVEVAIASAFESDFAAVIGILRAWSLPIASSVAELASLGQWLPKPEQPNLITMESLDMEDLDILGVSPQTADEVEGIKDTTLTHYARELAGIDQLSEDRSGWEMAIQVLGRMDSATKSEEMVGELLRDILAQLDSDSGATVDKVWRILNDLGMITYAEETAETYAEILAKDSHRYGEALWYYALAHRPGKVREVLNLLMSYSLLHSTVYPPANDLDDHLYRLLNERSQTLEKYAKQDLEAANLLGRMLSGYATLRKFYDIRDTEGLTNMSRYKSASLRKQAASALVAVIASSDDNIRGGLYDETRDAVVSEDFILALLGEALPFVNQEPSVITLDQMDTLLKAIEDIETVNSTIFNATDEFFKLVLASTPGLKGSTPADLMRKSTGSLGGSSYMLSGSSLLASQLHRSIGGSGSGSGGGLSLAKTRRGWDWRTGLTAGTSAGDVLRMLRLGLSRDLATLWLADADNTPEY; this is encoded by the exons atGCCCAACAAGTTCTCCTTTGACGACTCAGCCTTCgacagctcgccgccgtcgacaccaGGCCAGACTCCTCAGAAGAACTCACACTACCCATTTGGCGATAATCCATCAACCACGCCGGCCGGGCCCccaccgtcctcggccgcctccttcaCCCCAGCAGGCGCGCCATCCGAATCCTACCTCGGAAGCTCCCTGCTACAGGGCGTCACTGCACAGAAACCTTTCAGCTTTGGTGGTGCAAGCTCAAATGGCGCCAGGCAAAACCTCTTCGGAAGAAGTGACTCGGCTTCTCAGCAACCTCTTGGCCGATCCATCATCCAGAGCGCCAAGCCATCGACGAGGCAGCCGTCGGCACTGAGCAGGGAATACGGCACCGGCAACAGCCAAGCCAGCCACGACAACCGGACGGGCAGGTACACGCTACCGGAGTCTtctgaagacgaggaggacgatggggagGACGAATACGATGAgcgcgacgccgtcgacgcggaaATGGAGCGATACCTTGAGGCCGACATCGATCAGGATGACATTGCCGCGGAACCGGGCGTCGAGGATatcgaagatgacgacgacatATTCCTCAACATGCAACACAGCGACCGCGACGACCAAGAACTCGACTACTCGGACGAAGGTGaaggcggcctcggcgccgaggactcGGATCTCTTGCTCCTGGCCACACCCGCCGCGACGGAGCGCATGCGCAGAGAGGCCGAGGATATTTTCCGTGCTTCGTCTATGCGCCGCTCGTCAGCTGGGAGACGGAAAGACTTCAAGTTCTCCGCCATTGCGAAGGATCTGTACAAGGGACTGGGCATGACTGTTATCACAGAGTCGCCCGAGGTCGTTCTGAAGACGGAGGACCTGATCAATCAGCTTTACAACGAGGGTATTGGTGCGCAAGAGGACcccgagcagctcgacatTTCGTTATCGACCATCGTCTACCCGTTGGTGGAGCTTTGGGACGACTTTGCCCAAAGCCTGCCCATGCTGGAGGGAGAACACATTGCCGAGATTGGCCCCGGCCCCGACAGTGAGCCTTTCCAGAAGGCCGCCTACGTCGCTCGTCTGGTTCTCCAGATGCACCACACCCGCTTCGCAAAGCAGGGCTCCGCCGAAACCGAGGTGCCCCCGCTCCCTGACGTTCTTTTCCGATGGATCGAGGAAAACCACAATTTATACCCCGAGCAATACGACATCGTGCTGAACCACAGGCCGAGCCCGGCGAGCCACAGCCTCTTCTGGCCAACGCTACGAGGCGCGCTCATTCGTGGCAGTGTCGACCTTGCCTCCAAATTGTTAAGGAATGCTGGATGGGAGTCTGTTAAGAAGGGACCTAGAGCTGATTACGCTTACTCCGGCAAAGCTCTCGAGAACTTGCAACGCGCAGTTGGCATTGCCTGCGAGGCACTCGACATGTGTCCAGCGAACAAGGGCAACTGGGATATTTTTAGCAGCGATTGGACACTGTATCGCATTCAGGCCAAGGGCTCCCTCGACAAGCTACAGCGCTTTGCggagggcaaggagaagaatcTTTTCGCCGGCGGAAACGATAACGGGAACGGAGGTGCGTCTCTGGCTGGCCTGGTGAGAAAGGCAGAGGGCCAGGTTCCTTGGGACATCTACGAACACCTCCAGTCCATCTACCAGATCATTTTGGGAACGCCGGAAGCTATCTTGGACACGGCACAGGACTGGTGCGAAGCCACGATTGGTCTGTTTGGGTGGTGGGAGGAAGGCCGGGGTCAACAGAAGAGCCTGCGTATGTCTCGCTCACAGGGACTGCGGATGCAGGGTAGCTCTTCGAGCCCGGAGGGCTACTTTGAGCGCCTCTCGCTTGCCTTCCACACGGCAGTCGAGTCGGGCTTCCACTTCAACTCCATGAATCCCGTGGAGGTTGCCATCGCTTCTGCTTTTGAATCGGATTTCGCGGCTGTCATCGGGATCCTTCGAGCATGGTCTTTGCCCATCGCCTCTTCGGTCGCAGAACTCGCGTCTCTCGGCCAATGGCTACCCAAGCCCGAACAACCCAACCTGATCACAATGGAGAGCCTGGATATGGAGGACCTGGACATTTTGGGAGTCTCGCCCCAGACGGCGGATGAGGTTGAGGGTATCAAAGACACGACACTTACGCACTACGCGCGCGAACTGGCTGGCATCGACCAGCTTTCCGAAGACAGAAGCGGCTGGGAAATGGCGATCCAAGTGCTCGGACGTATGGATTCGGCCACGAAATCCGAGGAGATGGTTGGAGAGCTGCTTCGCGACATCCTGGCGCAGCTGGACTCGGATTCTGGCGCCACCGTCGATAAGGTCTGGAGGATTCTGAACGATCTCGGCATGATCACCTATGCCGAAGAGACAGCAGAG ACATACGCGGAGATCCTCGCAAAGGACTCGCACAGATACGGAGAGGCTCTCTGGTACTACGCTCTGGCCCACCGGCCAGGCAAAGTACGTGAAGTGCTCAACCTCCTCATGTCCTACTCTCTTCTTCACTCCACAGTGTATCCTCCCGCCAACGACTTGGACGATCACCTTTACCGACTGCTCAATGAGCGTAGTCAGACGCTTGAGAAGTATGCCAAACAGGACCTTGAGGCGGCGAACCTCCTCGGCCGGATGCTCAGCGGATACGCGACTCTCCGAAAGTTCTATGACATCCGCGACACCGAAGGACTGACAAACATGTCACGATACAAGTCCGCCTCGCTTCGCAAGCAAGCTGCTTCGGCGCTTGTGGCCGTCATTGCTAGCTCCGACGACAACATCCGCGGCGGTCTTTACGACGAGACGCGCGATGCGGTCGTCAGCGAGGACTTCatcctcgcgctcctcggcgaggctCTCCCGTTCGTCAACCAGGAGCCTTCCGTCATCACTCTCGACCAGATGGACACACtgctcaaggccatcgaggatATCGAGACGGTCAATTCCACCATCTTCAACGCGACGGATGAGTTCTTCAAGCtcgtcttggcctcgacgccagGACTGAAGGGCTCTACGCCGGCAGACTTGATGCGTAAGAGCACCGGCTCTCTCGGCGGAAGCAGCTACATGCTTAGCGGCAGCTCTCTGCTGGCCAGCCAGCTCCACCGCTCCATcggtggcagtggcagcggcagcggcggcggtctctctctcgccaagacGAGGCGCGGCTGGGACTGGCGAACGGGGCTCACTGCTGGCACGTCGGCCGGGGACGTGCTTCGCATGCTTCGGCTGGGCCTTTCGAGGGACCTGGCAACGTTGTGGTTGGCCGATGCGGACAACACGCCCGAGTACTAG